A stretch of Thermodesulfobacteriota bacterium DNA encodes these proteins:
- a CDS encoding AAA family ATPase — protein MVTTGGWKKNRDQKGKGRPMMLKRLYANNYRCLVNFEMHFDELTLLLGPNGGGKSTIFDLLFNIRHLIVDNAKISEVFPPEDLAAWVKQTEQSFEVDVESEEGLFSYRLVISHNPDLKKQRVELERLLFEGKPLFEFRHGEVSLYHDDHEPGPKYSFDWSVSALATIVSRPDNRKLTWFKKWLEMLFVVSLQPKAMTSEAEEESDWLNRDGTNFASWYRCISQEHQDKIFQLTEKLREAIPGFHVFKLEQAGKYRILKVGFASEEQKASPVFFDFEQLSDGQRVLVVLYALLLGLKDLGHTVFLDEPENYIALPEIQPWLMELNTACGEGFPQAVIISHHPELIDYLGPECGKWLERDPLGPTRVKKLPQRIDDGLKLSDQKRTSLSAGSQSSGATMPIRRPDRRCATVVADGLPGVPDQNQTLAIGIEDHATLCVPHA, from the coding sequence ATGGTCACCACCGGCGGCTGGAAAAAAAATCGCGACCAGAAAGGCAAAGGGAGGCCCATGATGCTGAAGAGGCTCTATGCGAACAACTATCGATGCCTGGTCAATTTCGAAATGCATTTCGATGAGCTGACCCTGCTGCTCGGGCCGAATGGAGGCGGGAAATCCACCATTTTCGATCTGCTCTTCAACATCCGCCATCTGATCGTGGACAACGCCAAGATCAGCGAAGTGTTCCCGCCGGAGGATCTCGCCGCCTGGGTCAAGCAGACGGAACAGTCCTTCGAAGTCGATGTGGAGAGCGAGGAAGGTCTTTTCTCCTACAGGCTGGTCATCTCCCACAATCCCGACCTCAAGAAACAGCGGGTCGAGCTCGAACGGCTGTTGTTTGAAGGCAAGCCCCTGTTTGAGTTCAGGCATGGCGAGGTAAGCCTTTACCACGACGATCACGAACCCGGCCCAAAGTATTCCTTTGATTGGTCCGTGTCGGCGTTGGCTACGATTGTTTCGCGGCCCGACAACAGGAAGTTGACCTGGTTCAAAAAATGGCTCGAGATGCTGTTTGTCGTCAGCCTCCAGCCGAAGGCCATGACCTCCGAAGCTGAAGAGGAGTCCGACTGGCTCAACCGGGACGGCACCAACTTCGCTTCCTGGTACCGGTGCATCTCCCAGGAGCACCAGGACAAGATCTTCCAATTGACCGAAAAGCTGCGGGAGGCCATCCCCGGTTTTCATGTCTTCAAACTGGAGCAGGCAGGGAAGTACCGAATCCTGAAGGTCGGATTTGCCAGCGAAGAGCAGAAGGCCTCTCCGGTCTTCTTCGATTTTGAGCAACTTTCCGATGGGCAACGGGTCCTTGTTGTTCTCTATGCGCTGCTGCTCGGCTTGAAAGACCTCGGACACACCGTCTTCCTCGACGAGCCGGAAAACTACATTGCCTTGCCCGAAATCCAGCCTTGGCTCATGGAGCTGAATACTGCCTGTGGCGAAGGGTTCCCTCAGGCCGTGATCATCAGCCATCATCCCGAACTGATCGACTATCTCGGCCCGGAATGCGGCAAATGGCTCGAGCGGGACCCGCTTGGGCCAACACGCGTGAAGAAGCTCCCCCAGCGAATTGATGACGGCCTCAAGCTTTCTGATCAGAAAAGAACGTCTCTGTCAGCCGGCAGTCAGTCATCTGGTGCGACTATGCCAATCAGGCGGCCTGACCGCAGATGCGCCACCGTCGTTGCAGATGGCCTGCCAGGAGTACCAGACCAGAATCAGACGCTTGCGATAGGTATCGAGGACCATGCGACCCTGTGTGTCCCTCATGCCTGA
- a CDS encoding class I SAM-dependent methyltransferase encodes MPDEKPGYQAINACRICRSRRVGNRFRLPAFTVRHCRDCGVVFLSPMPTPETLAGLYAADYYQERQEYFFGNIVADQDHGKEDANIQAFRQGLARLAGHQPRRGRLLDIGCGPGIFLAMAREAGWQVQGVDVSAFAARYARERFGIPVRVGADLTTVALPAGSFAAITLWDALEHFLDPLTQLRAAANLLAEGGILMLDVPNEASLLRILARGFYLASGGLFTYPVRKLYHGFHVHYFDARALTGLLERASLELVALHRKPIPVVKARGKPVEKLIVRLLSGLEQLLGMEYELIALARRRGPAA; translated from the coding sequence ATGCCTGACGAGAAGCCTGGCTACCAGGCGATCAATGCCTGCCGCATCTGCCGCTCCAGGCGGGTCGGCAACCGCTTCCGGCTGCCGGCCTTCACGGTCCGGCACTGCCGGGACTGCGGCGTGGTCTTCCTGTCACCGATGCCGACGCCGGAAACCCTGGCCGGCCTCTATGCCGCCGACTACTACCAGGAACGGCAGGAGTACTTCTTCGGCAACATCGTCGCCGACCAGGATCACGGCAAGGAGGACGCCAACATCCAGGCCTTCCGCCAGGGCCTGGCCCGGCTCGCCGGGCACCAGCCCCGGCGGGGCCGGCTGCTCGATATCGGCTGCGGCCCGGGCATCTTTCTGGCCATGGCCCGGGAGGCGGGCTGGCAGGTGCAGGGGGTGGATGTCTCCGCCTTTGCCGCCCGCTACGCCCGGGAGCGGTTTGGCATTCCGGTCAGGGTGGGCGCGGATCTCACCACGGTGGCCCTGCCGGCCGGCAGCTTTGCCGCCATCACCCTCTGGGATGCCCTGGAGCACTTCCTGGATCCCCTGACCCAGCTGCGGGCAGCCGCCAATCTCCTGGCCGAGGGCGGCATCCTCATGCTGGACGTGCCCAACGAGGCCTCCCTCCTCCGGATTCTGGCCCGGGGCTTCTACCTCGCCTCCGGCGGCCTTTTCACCTACCCGGTCCGGAAGCTCTACCACGGCTTCCATGTCCACTACTTCGACGCCCGGGCCCTGACCGGTCTCCTGGAACGGGCCAGCCTCGAGCTGGTTGCCTTGCACAGAAAGCCGATCCCGGTGGTCAAGGCCCGGGGTAAGCCGGTGGAAAAGCTCATCGTCCGCCTCCTCTCCGGCCTGGAGCAGCTCCTGGGCATGGAGTACGAGCTCATCGCCCTCGCCCGCCGCCGGGGGCCGGCCGCCTGA
- a CDS encoding alkaline phosphatase family protein, which produces MSRQEQTSPPARRRVLVMGLDGATFDLMGPWMAEGRLPNLARLAAYGAHGPLDPAPNLRSAASWTSFATGANPGRHGIYEFYDFEPQSYGIRFVNGGERAVPALWQLADAAGLATVSVNVPMSYPAEALAHGILLAGLDAPGTASPGFCHPAGILAELEDRFGRYIIEPGLTGCIVDGRLDEAVALLFAEIEQKRQVALALLQEKPWDLGIIVFRSLDAAQHCFWKHLDPGHPAHDPGLAARYGSVIPRVYQTLDAIAGELCGLLGPEDVFVILSDHGAGPKHPAANQLNAWLAAHGYLAYQERRPGLGPAVTTALQAAYRLVAAKLPRRGKEAIARLLPGLRNRVQSRLCFTGIDWSRTRAYSDTLFANIRLNLAGREGQGIVSPGAEAAALLAELKAALLDCRDAASGERIVEAVLLRDEIYHGAHAGRAPDLTIRWREDGRISGLALPGGPADQDPAAYPLIPAEDARVISGDHRRFGVFFAAGHGIRPDFRLADARIIDVAPTILALLGLPIPDHMDGRVLAELLAEPVASGAAGGGKPPAPPAPAAGQPARTYTGAEREAIAQRMRDLGYLE; this is translated from the coding sequence ATGAGTCGACAGGAGCAGACCTCCCCCCCCGCTCGGCGCCGGGTCCTGGTCATGGGCCTGGATGGCGCCACCTTCGATCTCATGGGCCCGTGGATGGCCGAAGGGAGGCTGCCCAACCTGGCCCGGCTGGCGGCCTATGGCGCCCACGGCCCCCTGGATCCGGCCCCCAACCTGCGCTCCGCCGCCTCCTGGACCTCCTTTGCCACCGGTGCCAACCCGGGCCGGCACGGCATCTACGAGTTCTATGACTTCGAGCCGCAAAGCTACGGCATCCGCTTCGTGAACGGCGGCGAGCGGGCGGTGCCGGCCCTGTGGCAGCTGGCGGACGCCGCCGGCCTGGCCACGGTGAGCGTCAACGTGCCCATGAGCTACCCGGCCGAGGCCCTGGCCCATGGCATCCTCCTGGCCGGCCTCGACGCCCCGGGCACCGCCAGCCCGGGCTTCTGCCATCCGGCCGGCATCCTGGCCGAGCTGGAAGACCGCTTCGGCCGCTACATCATCGAGCCGGGGCTTACCGGCTGCATCGTCGATGGCCGCCTGGACGAGGCGGTCGCCCTGCTCTTTGCCGAGATCGAGCAGAAGCGGCAGGTGGCCCTGGCCCTGTTGCAGGAGAAGCCCTGGGATCTGGGCATCATTGTCTTCCGCAGCCTGGATGCGGCCCAGCACTGCTTCTGGAAGCACCTGGATCCCGGGCACCCGGCCCACGATCCAGGCCTGGCGGCCCGCTACGGGTCGGTGATCCCCCGGGTCTACCAGACCCTGGATGCCATCGCCGGCGAGCTTTGCGGCCTCCTGGGACCGGAAGACGTCTTTGTCATCCTCTCCGACCACGGCGCCGGCCCCAAGCACCCGGCTGCCAACCAGCTCAACGCCTGGCTGGCAGCCCACGGCTACCTCGCCTACCAGGAGCGCCGGCCCGGCCTGGGGCCCGCGGTCACCACCGCCCTCCAGGCGGCCTACCGGCTGGTGGCCGCCAAGCTGCCCCGCCGGGGCAAGGAGGCCATCGCCCGCCTCCTGCCGGGCCTGCGCAACCGGGTGCAAAGCCGGCTCTGCTTCACCGGCATCGACTGGTCCCGCACCCGGGCCTATTCGGATACCCTGTTCGCCAACATCCGCCTGAACCTGGCCGGCCGGGAAGGCCAGGGCATCGTCTCCCCCGGCGCCGAGGCGGCCGCCCTCCTGGCCGAGCTCAAGGCCGCCCTCCTGGACTGCCGGGATGCGGCCAGCGGCGAGCGGATCGTCGAGGCGGTGCTGCTCCGGGACGAGATCTACCACGGCGCCCATGCCGGCCGGGCCCCGGACCTCACCATCCGCTGGCGGGAGGATGGGCGGATCAGCGGCCTGGCCCTTCCCGGCGGCCCGGCAGACCAGGATCCCGCCGCCTACCCCCTGATCCCGGCGGAGGACGCCCGGGTCATCTCCGGTGACCACCGCCGCTTCGGGGTCTTCTTCGCCGCCGGCCACGGCATCCGGCCGGACTTCCGCCTGGCGGATGCCCGGATCATCGATGTGGCGCCCACCATCCTGGCCCTCCTCGGGCTGCCCATTCCTGACCACATGGACGGCCGAGTGCTCGCCGAGCTGCTGGCCGAGCCGGTGGCCTCCGGGGCGGCGGGGGGGGGAAAACCACCGGCACCGCCAGCCCCGGCCGCCGGCCAACCGGCCCGGACATACACCGGGGCGGAACGGGAGGCCATCGCCCAGCGGATGCGGGACCTGGGCTATCTGGAATAG